AAAGTCCCTTGTTACTTATTTAAACAAAGTTTTTGTAGATAAAAAAAGTTGAGCATTAAATTATTGTagcaaaaaaaactaattacatgtAATAAACTTACCGTTCATAACATTTACAAAATTACAGGCATAAACATTAAAAGTCTTTAAAGTTAGATAAATCGTAGTTAAAATGAACAAAAGTTGCACATTGCATATGCGCCTAAAATCTAGAAAAATACTCCCCTTTTCTTTCTTACAAGTTACAAAGGGAGTTAAACAACTCTATTAATCAACGTTTCCCTTAGCAAATTCTTTAGACAAAAAACATCACGAACAAAGGTAGTATAATACAAATGAATCAAGGACCATGTAGTTTTGCTATGTACAAATTCAGTTTGTTTGTTCTATGTACTCATCAGATCACACTCGGTGGGCTCTCCGGTCGTTTCACCCTGCTCGCGTACCGGCCGTCGCGCAGCGGGCTCTCCGCGTGCACGGCCGACGTGACGTGCTTCTTTCCCCGCCGGCTCcccctcgccggctcgtcgtcgccggcgtcgccggcggcgctactcccggccgccgccgccgccgcctcctcgccgccgaccgtGAACACGAACGGGCCCATGggcacgtcgtcgtcgacggcgagcagcggctCGAGCGCGTCGACGACGTCGCGCATGCAGGGGCGCGACTTGGGCACGCTCTGCAGGCACTGGTGCGCCACCttcgcggcggcgtgcgcggcgcGCGCCGAGTACTGCAGCTCGAGGCTGGGGTCCATGATGCGGTGCAGCcggtcggcgcggcggaggtaGGGGCGCGCCCAGTCCACGAGGTTCTGctcccggccgcgccgccgcttgtcgacggagcggcggccggtgagCAGCTCCAGCAGAAcgacgccgaagctgtacacgtcgctcCTCGCCGTCAGGTGGCCCGTCAGGATGTACTCCGGCGCCGCGTACCCGTGCGTGCCCATCACCCGCGTCGTCACGTGCGTCGCGTCCCCCTGCGGCCCCTCCTTCGCCAGCCCAAAGTCCGACAGCTTCGCCGTGTAATCCTGCAAATTTTTCCCATTTGACAAGTCAGCaaatttggcatcaaagtgTGCCTATTTTAATGGGTCTATTAAgatggagtggagttgtggagcgaCAAAAACCCAGCTACACCTCTATAGTATAAATTTATGGAGCAGCTCCGCTAACTCCGCTCTAAAATTGAAGAATCTGTACCGTTTGACAGCTCTAACTCTACGTAAGTTAGAGTTGAAAGCTGTAGTTATGCCAAATGGGACCTAAGATCATAAATATTCTTGCAACTTCGTTCAAAACTAAAAAGAACTTGTGATTTTGTTGTGCATTTTGATTTCATTGATGTTGCTGTGGCGTTGTGGTAGTGGTTGGCATGTACCGTACTGACACGACAAAGCCAGTATGGCAGTTTGGATCGTTGAACTTAAAAAAACCGTGGGTTCCTAACGAACCAGACAAAGCCAATCAGTTCTACGCCCAACGACCGGCTTGTGTAATAAACAATCAAAGGTTTTGCTGCTAATTTGTCGCATTATTTGTCGCATTATTTTAATTAATCCTACTGTTGGAAGCTACGATTTTTGACCCGGCTGGAAACAGTTGACAACGTGCGATCCATTCGCCTGATTGGGCGTGTCGCGTATACAAAATAAACAACCACTACTACATTCTCAATTCATCCTACTTGCCCTACACTCTGCAGCTTAACAATGATTCAATTTTTAAACTGTGCTCTCAAATTGTAATCCCCCCAAATTGCAACACAAATCATGTGGTCAACACCAACGAATTTTGCTGTAAATTAAGCTTGCTGTGTGATTTACCTTGTCGAGAAGAATGTTGGAGGCCTTGAAGTCGCGGTAGATCACCGGCGTCTCGGCCTCGTGCAGGAAGGCGAGCCCCTTCGCCGCGCCGACGGCGATCTTCAGCCGCGTCGACCATGGCAACGAAGCAAGAAGATCTGCACACCCAATGAATCACACACTCGATTAGCAAAAGCTGCAACAGCTAACACACGGTAATTAACCCCAAATCATGTGGTAATTAGTAACTACTTACTCTTGAACAGGTGGTTCTCGAGGCTGCCTCTTGGCATGTACTCGTAGACCAGCATCCTGTGATCATCTTGGTTGCAGAATCCTACCAGCTTCACCAGATGAGGATGGCTCAGCATCCCCAGATACACCACCTCAGCCTGATCACAAAAATTAACGAGAAAATCATTATTATCAGTTCATCATCACATCAGACGAGCTGGATGTATGATTCGGCAGCAGAAGAGACAGCGGCAAACTCACCAGCCACTCGCGGTGGCCCTGGACGCCGTCGCTGTCGAGGTACTTGACGGCGACGTGCTGCGACTCGAGGGCGCCGGGGCggagctcgccgtcgacgaaGCCCTTGTACACCGGCCCGAACCCGCCCTCGCCGAGGAAGTTGCTGGTGGAGAAGTTCTTGGTCGCCGCCTTGAGCTCGTCCAGGGTGAAGGCGTGCAGGTTCGTCTTCGCCAGCGTCCGCGACAGGTCCTCCAGCGACAGCGACCTGAGGTTcaccgtcctccgccgccgcagcgccggCCTCTTCCctgcttcctcctccgcctcctcccctcccctcccaaagCACGCAAACAGCCCCCTCGCCATGCCTCGCCTGTTGATGCCCGCAAGCTGTTCGACCGCTGCTCCGCCCGACCAATCAACCAAAGAAGCCAAGAATCGtcgccgccggagaagaaggcAAGTCAAgaatcgtcggcggcggagctggTCCTCCGATTCGAGCTGGGAGAAGGAGAGATGGCGCGGGAGGTATATAAAGAAGAAGTGGGTGGCTTTGGATTGGATCAGATGCTACTCTAATCAGCTTGTGGCTGCGTGAATCAGTGGCTTCCGGGTGGGTGGGTTAATAATAACTCGTCAGGAAAGAGATGGGATGTCCTCTTCATTTGACCTGATTACTCAAAGTTAATTCCAGCAGGTGGTGTAATTCGATGGGCTTACAATTAATTAATCGACTATGCTTTCATTTTTTTAACCGTGTTTATCATTGAATCATTGGCGATGCTGTACTTGAATTTTCCTCCCAGTTAGTTAGTGGGTGAAAGCTACTTGGAAAGCATAATATGGGACCAATGGCTTTGGTGATGGGTGATGTATGTGAGTTGCATCCATGGATGGATGGCTTGCCATGGATGGTGACACACTAACACCCACTGAAACTTCCTTGGTGGAAAGGAACAAGAGGAGTGGTTTGTTCTTATCAATTTTTAGGGGAGTTGATTGCTGTGTTTTAGGTGAGTGATCCTGGCCCTTCAACTTAATATACATGGATAATAAGATCATATTAGGTGATCTACTGATGTTACAAGTTCCAACAGGAGACGAACATGATTGGCTGGCTGGGTGTTTAGAATTGTTACAGGCCTCACCAATTTTTCGTACtccgttttgtttttttttcctccggGACTGAAGTCTTTgtaataaaggaaaaaaaattagtggcaactattttttaaacatggctattttttttcccaaataaATTCTAGTATGGGTGGTAAAAAGTATGTTCGGCTTTTCAAATATTCCCTTTGGTTATATGATGTTTTAGATTAGATTTGACCAAATTTTTAACTTTGGACTATCAATGAAGTTTGAAATACATAGTTTAACGAACATAAAAATGTCTTGTGTAAATTTGTGTTGAAAAGTACTTTGATAATCTTTAactttattttataaaaaatattgtggTCAAAACCACAACTGAAAGAACCGTTAAAAGGttcaaacatgattttttttcttttttttttttacccaggGGAGTAACGCATTGAACTCCCAAACTGTAAACATAGGGTACTTTGAATACTCCATTCATACTTGTAATAAGTTTAGGCATGTTATTATAGACTTCGGTTCACGTTTGATTTGaagtttgtatattaaattataGTGCTTTAAAACTTTAAATTTCATCAAAATAGAAACAAAATGATTTGTCAAAATGTTATTAACGTGATCATAGATCTAAATCTATGAAATTATAAGGTTAGAAATACCCAGTTTAAAAACTTTAGATCTGAAGCTGTGTAAATAAAATCTTATTCATAATGGAATTATTGTTCCAATatgttgggttttttttttacagttcTATTCAAAATGTGACGCCGCCGTTTATTGCATCTTGCATACTTGTTCAGTTCTGCATGCTTCATGCGCACAAgtcgaaaaaaaaaacgcacgGATTCTTCCACGACCGGGTCAAATGGATCACAGGAATGTACTGTACAGATCACAATTCTTTATGAAAAACAatgttcagttttttttctgaCCGAAAAGTACAGATTACAGTACATGACAAAACTTGATGCCAACTCGTTGACACGTTCCGTTCCGTTCCATGACCCAGCCAGGCAGCCAAACGCCCAAACGTACCCCGGTTagttgaagaagaaaaaaaaaagccggcGCTAAGGGTTTTCCTGACTGATAAAAACTGGCACCGTGACACGAATGATAATTATAAATGCTGATTCTGTAAAAAAATTTGGCACTGATAATAGTTATATATGTTGGTTTTCTATtaaaacacaacaaaaaaaatagtgcCTAGTTTTTAGTGagctagaaaaatatatcaaaccgATCAGTTTCATTTGCAACCACTCGAGACTCCGAGCGCATAcgtctctcctcctctcttgctctctctc
The Oryza sativa Japonica Group chromosome 6, ASM3414082v1 DNA segment above includes these coding regions:
- the LOC4340422 gene encoding serine/threonine-protein kinase RIPK; this translates as MARGLFACFGRGGEEAEEEAGKRPALRRRRTVNLRSLSLEDLSRTLAKTNLHAFTLDELKAATKNFSTSNFLGEGGFGPVYKGFVDGELRPGALESQHVAVKYLDSDGVQGHREWLAEVVYLGMLSHPHLVKLVGFCNQDDHRMLVYEYMPRGSLENHLFKNLLASLPWSTRLKIAVGAAKGLAFLHEAETPVIYRDFKASNILLDKDYTAKLSDFGLAKEGPQGDATHVTTRVMGTHGYAAPEYILTGHLTARSDVYSFGVVLLELLTGRRSVDKRRRGREQNLVDWARPYLRRADRLHRIMDPSLELQYSARAAHAAAKVAHQCLQSVPKSRPCMRDVVDALEPLLAVDDDVPMGPFVFTVGGEEAAAAAAGSSAAGDAGDDEPARGSRRGKKHVTSAVHAESPLRDGRYASRVKRPESPPSVI